The following DNA comes from Trueperaceae bacterium.
AACCCCTCGGCGCGCCGAGCCCGCGCCGGCGGCAGGTAGGCGCCGAGCGCCAGGTTCTCCTCGACCGTCATGTCGCCGAAGAGCTGGCGGCCCATGGGGACGTGGGCCAGGCCGCGCAGCGCCAGGTCGTGGGGCCTCAGGCCCGTGACGTCCTCGCCCGCCAGCAGGACGCGGCCGCGGCGCGGCCGGATCATCCCCGACACCGCGCGCAGGATGGTCGACTTGCCGCTGCCGTTCCCGCCGACGAGCCCCACCAGCTCGCCGGCCCCCACGTGAAGGGAGACGCCGAAGACCACCTGCAGCTCGCCGTAGCCGAGGTCGGCGTCGACCACCGACAGGACGGGCTCGGGACTCGGCGGCGCCTCCGGAGCGCCCAGCGAGCTCATCGTCCCCTGAGAGCCCTCACTCATCGGCGCCCCCGAGGTACGCCTCCACCACGCGCTCGTCGTTCATGACCACGGCGGGGGCGCCGTGGGCGATCTTCTCGCCGAACGCGAGCACCACGACCTCCTCGCACAGCTCGGTGACGGCCTGCAT
Coding sequences within:
- a CDS encoding ABC transporter ATP-binding protein, yielding MSSLGAPEAPPSPEPVLSVVDADLGYGELQVVFGVSLHVGAGELVGLVGGNGSGKSTILRAVSGMIRPRRGRVLLAGEDVTGLRPHDLALRGLAHVPMGRQLFGDMTVEENLALGAYLPPARARRAEGFARVYALFPDLHAKRRVPAGALSGGQQQMVAIGRALMLHPKVLIMDEPSLGLAPLLVREVMHVVSGVAATGLPILLVEQNVTQVLKISSRAYVLEHGRIVLEGASAQLRGDPMIRRAYLGL